The genomic stretch ATAAAAGGGATCTCGAAAAAATCAAGGACTCCTCTGGCATGACTTTATATTTTATACCAAAAAAGTGTATACTGGTAATAGAATCTGATATGGAATCGCGGGATCCTTCTTGAATGCCGCTACTTCCTCGTCTGACCTCAAGCAAAAAACGCTGAAAATAGCCACGCCCACCCTTTGGGCGGGCTTTTTTTTACCAAAGCTATTTTCATTTCATCATCGCTTGTGACCCGACGGGGCATGAAATTTGAAAGGCATCCCCTGCGGACTGCCCTTCAGACCGTTCTGTTATCACAAAAGCACATCCTCAAAAAAGGAAAAAGACAGAAGGCGCCGAATAAATGGTATATAATGGAAAAATAGCGGAGGTGTGGGCATGCTTCGGCTTACCTGGTTATCGACTGTGTTGGCGCTGGCTTTTCTGATCCTTTCCTGCGCGGCGCCGATTGAAAAAGAGGTAGAAAACCGAGGAAAGACAAAGGCCGATGAGAGGATTCAGCGCGGCGCGCCAGCTATGGTCGGTTCGCAGACCGTCGCGGTCATTATCGACGGATCTGCCGTTGCAACAGAACTGGACTTCAGCGAGAGCGCCGCTACCATCGATGACGATGAGCTCCTGGTCGTGCGCGAACCAATCATGGCGCGGGCTTGGAAAGGGCAATTTGACGAGATGTGGGAGGAAGAAGACAACTATGTGGGCGTGAAATGAGAAAATTGAATAGGAAGTTACCTTTTCCCCTTTCCCTGAGCGATGCGCAGCATCTGCTCTTTTTTGTCTTTCGGCGGGATATGCAGTTCACCGCGGCGGACGAGGGAGATGGCGCTGGGTCGGCAGCCCTTGACACAGGCGCCACAGCCGATGCATCGATCCGTCAAGACGAAAGCAACCTTAGTTGGTCCGGTCATCACAGCTCCAGTCCTTCCACCACCTGCCCCTGACGGCCAAAAAAGATCTCCATCACCGGAACCGGCGACCGGACGAGAGCGGTTGTCACCGCCTGTGGAACGTTCGATCAGGGAGATCGCCCGCACATGGCAGCGCTTCAGGCAGGCGCCGCAGCCGGTGCAGCGGTGTTCGTCGATGGCAGGGATGAAGTTGCTCGGATGGACTGAGGCGATGTTATGTTCGTTGATTGTCCGCAGTACGCCGCAGCAACAACCGCAGCAGTGGCAGATGTAGGCCGGGTTTTTTTGCACATTGTCGGCCAGGTGGACAAGGCCCAGAGACTCCGTATGGTCGAGGACGCGCAACAGTTCGTCCGTGCTGGCCGGGCGGGCAAAACCGCGCCGGATCAGCCACTCGGCCGCAGCGCCCAGGGACGTGCAGACATCGTCGATGGGGGCGTCGCAGGCCTTGCCCAGATGATCGGCCTCATGACGGCAGTAGCACATGGACAGACCGCCGCCGCCGGAGTCGCGGATCATGGCTGACGCTTTCTCATAGTCGAGGACCTCTGTCTCCACCTCATCGGGCATGACACTCTCATAAGCCCAAGTGTGAAAAAGCTTCGTATCGCCGCCGAAAAACTCGCCGGCGACGCGCCTGTCCCGGAAGTATCGCTCAAAAAGTTCAGCCAAGTCCTTCTGGGGCAGTTTGTCGGTGACCCGCATGAAGGTGTACTCGAAGAATCCGATGACGAGCGGCGAGAGGACGTACATGCTCCGTCCTTTGCGGGGAAAGTCCATGACCAGACCCTTGTCGGCCATGTTGTTTAAATGGGAGACCAGTTCTGTCTCTGCGATTCCCGTCAACTCCGCCAGCCGTTCCACCGTCGTAAAGCCTTGCGGGAACTGGCTGGCGATCTCCGCCTCCCTGTAGGTGTACATGGTGTGTAAGATCTCCATCAGCGTTTCGTTCATGGGCGCCCCGATAGGGTTTTTGTCCAACCGGCTGGCGAGCGCCCGAAGAACCTCTTCCTTTTTCATGCCTAAGTGACCGATGGGAAACACCTCCCTTTAACAAATTCTTTTGACGAAGAGGAATAAAAAATGAAGAAACCCCCTGGCCATGCAACCGACCAAGAGATTCCTCCGTCTCGCGCCCAAGGGCAGTCTGATCCTATCAAAAGAAAGCACGAGATACAAGGGGGGAGCGCCAAGTCACTTGATTGAGACCCAAAAATTTCTATATCAAAAAATCAGATGCCTTCTGCTGACCGGCATCACAATTATTCTTCCTCTTTTTTGTCGCTTGCGCCTTTTTTCTCGTCGCTTCCAGCAGTGTCTTTTTTCTTCGTGGCGCCCTCGTCGTCGCCTTCCTCGCCGCTACCGCCTTCGCTGCCTTTTTCTCCGCTTTTCTCACGTCCGCCTTCTTCGTTCTCCTCGTCGCCGCCTTTGCTTTTCTTCTTCCCGCCCTCTTGCTCGCCCTCGTCGCCTTTTTTCTCCATCTCCTCGTCCTTGTCTTCCACGTTCATGCCTTTTTTCTCGCCTTGCTCACCTTTGTTCTGCTGCTGTGTCTGGTTTGTCTCCGGCGGTCGCCGTTCCGGCGTGCAGCCGGAGACGATCATATATAAAAAGAACAGGATGACCACAGTGATCTGCCGTCTCATCAGGCCACCTCCCGAAGCAAGTTTTCCTCAGTGATAAGAACCCCATACCGGATCATGTGAATTCCTGCCCAACGCATTGACACTGTTCCCGGCGATCCTGTACCATCTTCTTCGAAGAAACTTTGAATCAGAGGCTGTATTCGTTTCCGGGAAAGAATAAAGGATGGGTGGCTATGTCGATGGAACTTCAAATCAACCTTGCGCAGGCGAGAAAAGAAAAACCAGCCGCCGATAAGCTCGGTTTTGGTACGATTTTTACGGACCATATGTTCGTCATGGACTATTCGGTCGAACAGGGCTGGCACAATGCCCAGATCATGCCTTATGGTCCACTGCTCCTCGAACCCTCGATCATGGTCTTTCACTACGGTCAGGCTGTCTTTGAAGGCATGAAGGCCTTCCGGACCAAGGATGAGCGCGTTGTTCTCTTCCGCCCGGAACGATACATCCGCCGCATGTCCTACTCGATCCAGAAGCTTTGTATCCCTGCCTTCGACGAGGCTTTCGTTGTCGACGCCATCAAAACCCTCGTCGATATCGAACGGGACTGGGTCTATGGCGCCGAAGGGACGGCGCTCTACATTCGGCCCTTCATCATTGCCACCGACCCCTACCTGGGCGTGCGCCCGTCGAATACATACAAGTTCATGGTCATCCTCTCGCCGGTGGGTGCCTATTACAAGGAAGGCTTCAACCCTGTCAAGATTTACATCACCGACGAGTTCACTCGGGCGGCCAAACAAGGGCTTGGCGACGTAAAGACGCCGGCCAACTACGCAGCCAGTCTGTACGCTGGCGAACAGGCGAAAAAAATGGGCTTTACCCAGGTGCTTTGGTTGGATCCGATCGAGAAAAAATACATCGAAGAAGTGGGCACCATGAACGTCTTCTTCAAGATCGACGGGGAAGTGGTGACCCCGGCGCTCTCCGGCAGCATCCTCTCCGGCGTCACCCGCGATTCGGTGCTGCAGGTCCTAAAATCCTGGGGGATCGCCGTGTCCGAACGCGCTATCTCTGTCGATGAGATCTTTGCAGCCTATGACGAGGGACGATTAGAAGAGGTCTTTGGCACCGGCACGGCTGCCGTGATCTCGCCTGTCGGGCTGCTTCGCCACGGCGAAAGGGAGATCAGCATCAACGGTGGCGTGACCGGCGAACTGTCGGCGCGGCTCTTTGACGCCATCACCGGTATGCAGTACGGGAAATGCAGCGATGATTTCGGATGGATTGTCGAGGTCTAATCGAAGCAAAAGCGATCTAGTCAAAGACAAACAGCTTCACAAGCGGTTCGCTCCGAGTTCAGAAGTAACTTGCAGGCTAGCGAGAAGCTGAGAAAATCCGCTCAGACCTGCCAATCTTAATGAATACAGTTCATCAAAAACAGTTCATCAGCAGAAAAAGCCAGCCCATCGGGCTGGCTTTTTTGGTGACAACTTTTTTATTTGTTCGTTTTTGGCATGGCTGTGGTGCCAGTGGCGGTCGTTCCAGCAGGGTTCATACCGCCAGCGGTGGAAGCGGTCGTTTGCGGCGCCGTGGTTCCCAAATTGGTTTTCGTCTTGTCGGCGTTCTTGGCCATTGCTGCGTTCACCTCCCGCCGATAGTTTGTTCCGTCTGCCCGAATCAATGCGCCCTATCACCGGATGTAAAGAAACAGAGACTGCCAAAGAGCGCCACAATGACGATGAGCGCCACGACCAGACTGCTCTTTTCCCAACAGGCGCCATAGGTGCTCATAAAGACACCCCCTCAAGGCTGACCCTAACCAATTTCATCCCCTCTGACCAGAATGTTCCTTTGATGCATCATATGTCCTTTTTCTCTCTACCGTCAGTCACAGACACACCTGAAAAAATGACTTGCGCAGCCTTTGGCTGGGACTGCTGGAACTCATAAATGATGCGGGAGATTCGGGCAATGGCCGCATTTGCCTCGGTCTCGCTGGGATGATGGCAGAGGATGGCCAGCACATAGGGACGGTTGGGGAGCAGCACGATAGCGGCGTCATGAAAAAAACCGATCTGCGATCCGATCTTATTGGCAACCTTAATATCATCGGGAACACCTGCGGGGATGCGGTTATCGATCTTGCTGTGAAGCAAGTACTGGAATATCTCCTCCCCGAAGCCAGGGTTGAGTTGCCGGAAAACCCAAATCCCTTTGAGGTAGAGGGCCATGTCGCGGGCGCAAGTGACATTACCCTTTCCTGGACCGGCCGGCACTGTGCGTGCGCCGGCAAGTCGCAGAAAGAGGTAGAAATTGGACCGCCCGACTCGGCGCATGAGCATGTTGGCAGCCGTGTTGTCACTGTCCTCGATGACGTGCTTTGCCAGTTGCCGGAGGGTGTACTGGCGACCGGGGAGATAGCTCCAGAGCCCACCCGAACTGGGCGCCAGATCGCTCGAGGTAAGGGTCATCGTTTCATCCAGGTCGAGTCGTTTGTCAAGGGCCAAAGCATAGAGAAAGAGGACCAGCGGCACTTTGATGGCACTGGCAGCCTGAAAGTTTTTGTCCGGTTCAATGGCGAATTGGTTGCCGTTCTCGAGGTCTTCGAGAAACAAGGCATAGTCGATCCCCGATTCAGCCATTTCTTTGCGGATTCGCTGGCGCAATTTGTCATACTCCGGTCCAGTGACAACGGTCGTTCTCTGCGTCTCTTCAAGTTGCAAGAGGAATTGCAGTTGGGCGATCTGCCGCTGCTGCCAATAAAGCCACCCCCAGGCGGTGGCGGCGAGCAGGAGCAACAAGCAGGCAATCCATAGGGCCTGTCTTTTCACTTTGGACGCCACCATCTGCGCGGCCAAACCGACCCCTCCTTTTGAACGCCTTTCTCCATCATACGGTAGCGCAAAAGGGAGTATGAATGAAGGAGTGTTAACGATGCCGTGTTAGGGGGACGCTTTGTGTTTTTCACCATTCATTTGCGAAGCCGTCGCTGGCGATGGATCGCTGGAGGACTATCTCTGTTGTTCTTGGTCCTGCTAGCCTCGGTGGCTTTCCGACTGGGCGGCGAACGGGAGGAAAACCTATCCGAGTCGCCGGGCTCCGCCTGCGCCGACCTCGATCGGCTGCTCTATCCGGCGGCGCCGCCGCTGAAAGGCAGTGATGTGGCCGAACTGCAGGAGCGGTTAAAGGAACTTGGCTATTACAGCGGACCGCTCGACGGCCTGTACGACAGGAAAACGGTGGATGCGGTGACGCAGATGCAGCGGCAAAAAGGGCTGAAGGCCGACGGCTGCGTTTCGTCCTCCACCTGGCTCGCGCTATCACCGCCGGTGATGACGAACCAACCGGCGGAACCGCGAAAGCCCCCCTCGGCGCCCGTAGGCGTCATCACTCTTGTCGTCGAACTGGATAAAAACACCCTCTCTGTTCTCATCGACGGGAACGTCTATAAGACCTATCCGGTGGCCACAGGAAAACGGGACACCCCATCGCCCGTCGGCGAATGGCGGATCGTTGACAAGCAGAAACATTGGGGCGACGGTTTTGGCAGCAGATGGTTAGGGTTCAACGTCCCTTGGGGCATTTACGGGATTCACGGCACCAACAAACCCTGGTCGGTCGGCAAGAGCGTGAGCGGCGGATGCTTTCGCATGCACAACCGCGACGTTGAGGAACTCTTTGAATGGATCCCCTTACGGACTGTCGTCCGTGTCATTGACTCGCAGAAGGTCAAATTGTCTAAAAGCGCCTATAAAATCGGCATGACCGGTCAGGAGGTGGCTCGGATTCAATTCCGCTTACAGGAGAAAGGGTTTTCGCCTGGTTTGGCTGACGGGCGTTTTGGGGCGGAGATGGAAAAAGCCGTCCGTAATTTCCAAAAACAGCAGCAGATTAGCGAAACGGGTGTCATCGACGAAGCAACCCTCAGGCTCCTCGATTTTCAGGTGGAGAAAAAAGAAGGTACTTGACGGGCAAGCCAACCATAAGTATAATTCACATTGTTATCGCTCAAAACAACAAAGAGCGAGAACCAAAAGGCGGTCGTGGCGGAATTGGCAGACGCGCTAGATTCAGGTTCTAGTGGTCGCAAGGCCGTGGAGGTTCAAGTCCTCTCGACCGCACCATTTGATGAAAAAGACGGGCTATGCCGTCTTTTTTTGTTCTTCCGTTTGATTTTATTTGCAGTTCTCTCCCAATCCTCTCCGGGGATATTTCGTTCCTCCTGTCCCAGACTAAGAGGTAGACCGGAAGAGAAGGGGGGGAGGAAGCGGCATGTGGGAACGAGACAAGACGCTGATCCATGACTCCGGATTTGAATTCGGCCACGCCGGATGGTTCGCTTTTCATGCAGTTGCGATTCCAACCATGATGTATATCGGTTCAGTTCTGACATCCCGGAAAAAGCGGCGCCAGTTTCATTAAAGTCCCCTTTTGGGGATAAAGCTATCTGATGCAGACGAAACAAACAATCCCCGCCGGGCCGATATCGCCCGGTATTTTTTAAAAAAAATCCAGCGCATGCGCTGGCAGGGAGAGATATATCCACCAAAAAGCGGAGCATCAGTAGTTTGCCCGAAAGAAGAACGCTTATTCAGGATTTTTTCAGCCGCCCTCGCTGATTGTTCGTTATATTCCGGACGATAGGGCAGGCAACGGTCTTTACAAAAATAAGTTAAATTGGCACCCTTCAGTGGTATAATGAATAGTAGAGGCAGCGATATTGGCCCTGTCATTGCGGTTCATGTGGGGCCGGGCACCGTCCTTGGCTCCATTGGAAAAATACGATAAAAGGAGTGTTGCCTATGTTGGACATCGTACGCAAAGCACTGCTGGCCGGCCTCGGCGCCGTCACCTTGACCAAAGAACGAGCCGAGGTCATCGTCGAGGAATTGGTAAAAAAAGGCGAGATGAGCAAAGAAGAAGCCGCCAAGATCATTGAAGAATTGCTGGAAAAGAGCAAAGAGCAGCGCGAGGTCGTCTCCGAAACGATCAAGAGTGAATTCAGCCGCCTCCGCAACGACTTCGGTTTAGTCACCCGGAAGGAATATGAAGCCCTCGAGGCGCGCATTGCTGCGATCGAGGAAAAGCTGGGCATCCGACCGAAGGAGGAAGTTGTCATCGACGCGGAGCCGGCCCCTGCTGAGGCTTCGGCCGCCGAAACGACAGGGGAAAAGACAGAGTAATTCTTAAGGAGTAGCTTTTTAGTCCTCAAAAAAAGGAGAGATAAGGAGCGCCATGCCGACCTACGATTTCGAATGCACCCACTGCGGTCACCAGTTTTCCGAGTTGGTATCCTACGATAAACGAAGCGAAGTCCCTTGCCCTAAATGTGGACAAAAAGGTGCCAAAGCGCTGATGACTGGCTTTTTTGTCGGGAAGTCCAGTTCACCGTCCCCCTGCGGACCCGGCGGATGTCCCGTGCCGACACCGGGCGCTTGCTCTAGCGGCGGTTGCGGCTGTCCTCTTTGAACGCCTTTCCAGCCCATCAATATTAGACTAGGCTGCCGAGATGATCGATGCCTGTCCGAAAAAATTTTTCCGGACAGGCATTTTTGTCATTCATAGTCCTGCCTTCACGCCCATATACATGCAGCAGAATCGGGACAAGGGTGAGGGGGGAGTTCATGAGGCCTCTATTTTACCGGTGGCGTCAGATGGTGCTGCTGCTGTTCCTGCTCCTGTTCTTCCAGAATTCCGGCGTCGCCCTGGCCGACCCGGAACCACCCCCGCTGGAAGACAAATCTCAGCGGCAAGTCAAACATGTCCTCATTATGGTCATGTCTGGTGTGGGAATGGATGCACTGCTGCACACCCATGCACCGGCTTTTCATGACGTATCCAAGGAAGCGGTGAAGGTAGAACAGGCGGTTGCCGTCTATCCGCCGACCAACCCGTCGGCACTCGCCTCATTGGCCACTGGCGCCACGCCCCGTCGCCATGGCATGCTCAACCCCCTCCAGCCCTTGCAGGCGGAGACGATTTTTCAGATCTGGCAAGCCCAGGGGCAGCAGACCTTGTTGGTCGCCTCGGCAGAGGAAGATGTGAAGCCGCTGGTGCCCGGTTTTCGCCAAAAAGTATTCCTTCGCGACGGCGCCGCCAAGGCGCTCACTGACCAAGCTCTCGAACAGTGGAAAGCTAATAAACCTTTCGCCACCCTAGTTGTCTTCTCTGACCCGGCGCGAGCAGCTAAGAAAGAAGGTCCCTACAGCCAGGGACACCTGCGCGCCATCAGTGAGGTCGATCAGCAGATCGCCCGCTGGATCCGCGCGATTAA from Heliomicrobium modesticaldum Ice1 encodes the following:
- a CDS encoding 4Fe-4S dicluster domain-containing protein → MFPIGHLGMKKEEVLRALASRLDKNPIGAPMNETLMEILHTMYTYREAEIASQFPQGFTTVERLAELTGIAETELVSHLNNMADKGLVMDFPRKGRSMYVLSPLVIGFFEYTFMRVTDKLPQKDLAELFERYFRDRRVAGEFFGGDTKLFHTWAYESVMPDEVETEVLDYEKASAMIRDSGGGGLSMCYCRHEADHLGKACDAPIDDVCTSLGAAAEWLIRRGFARPASTDELLRVLDHTESLGLVHLADNVQKNPAYICHCCGCCCGVLRTINEHNIASVHPSNFIPAIDEHRCTGCGACLKRCHVRAISLIERSTGGDNRSRPVAGSGDGDLFWPSGAGGGRTGAVMTGPTKVAFVLTDRCIGCGACVKGCRPSAISLVRRGELHIPPKDKKEQMLRIAQGKGKR
- a CDS encoding serine hydrolase, encoding MAAQMVASKVKRQALWIACLLLLLAATAWGWLYWQQRQIAQLQFLLQLEETQRTTVVTGPEYDKLRQRIRKEMAESGIDYALFLEDLENGNQFAIEPDKNFQAASAIKVPLVLFLYALALDKRLDLDETMTLTSSDLAPSSGGLWSYLPGRQYTLRQLAKHVIEDSDNTAANMLMRRVGRSNFYLFLRLAGARTVPAGPGKGNVTCARDMALYLKGIWVFRQLNPGFGEEIFQYLLHSKIDNRIPAGVPDDIKVANKIGSQIGFFHDAAIVLLPNRPYVLAILCHHPSETEANAAIARISRIIYEFQQSQPKAAQVIFSGVSVTDGREKKDI
- a CDS encoding L,D-transpeptidase family protein, yielding MFLVLLASVAFRLGGEREENLSESPGSACADLDRLLYPAAPPLKGSDVAELQERLKELGYYSGPLDGLYDRKTVDAVTQMQRQKGLKADGCVSSSTWLALSPPVMTNQPAEPRKPPSAPVGVITLVVELDKNTLSVLIDGNVYKTYPVATGKRDTPSPVGEWRIVDKQKHWGDGFGSRWLGFNVPWGIYGIHGTNKPWSVGKSVSGGCFRMHNRDVEELFEWIPLRTVVRVIDSQKVKLSKSAYKIGMTGQEVARIQFRLQEKGFSPGLADGRFGAEMEKAVRNFQKQQQISETGVIDEATLRLLDFQVEKKEGT
- a CDS encoding phasin family protein; its protein translation is MLDIVRKALLAGLGAVTLTKERAEVIVEELVKKGEMSKEEAAKIIEELLEKSKEQREVVSETIKSEFSRLRNDFGLVTRKEYEALEARIAAIEEKLGIRPKEEVVIDAEPAPAEASAAETTGEKTE
- a CDS encoding FmdB family zinc ribbon protein, translating into MPTYDFECTHCGHQFSELVSYDKRSEVPCPKCGQKGAKALMTGFFVGKSSSPSPCGPGGCPVPTPGACSSGGCGCPL
- a CDS encoding alkaline phosphatase family protein; translated protein: MRPLFYRWRQMVLLLFLLLFFQNSGVALADPEPPPLEDKSQRQVKHVLIMVMSGVGMDALLHTHAPAFHDVSKEAVKVEQAVAVYPPTNPSALASLATGATPRRHGMLNPLQPLQAETIFQIWQAQGQQTLLVASAEEDVKPLVPGFRQKVFLRDGAAKALTDQALEQWKANKPFATLVVFSDPARAAKKEGPYSQGHLRAISEVDQQIARWIRAIKEAGLYEDTLIIITSDHGLAPRSSDRTDKTVDRELVVPLLLRGPKLKTAVTLPPAGTVDVATTLAQLTGVRRPAQAEGDVLWNALLPGAEVSQEGLYERRVKDLSQRNLELSRSAFQLAEDKMNIDARIENLQEQKRQMQTFTEEKEQVIAALEDKVFWLRCLIGAIIFLAIIGFIVEYWLLRKRFLLFD